The proteins below are encoded in one region of Streptomyces cyanogenus:
- a CDS encoding cytochrome ubiquinol oxidase subunit I, giving the protein MDLALAPETLARWQFGITTVYHFLFVPLTISLAALTAGLQTAWVRTEKEKYLRATKFWGKLFLINIAMGVVTGIVQEFQFGMNWSDYSRFVGDIFGAPLAFEALIAFFFESTFIGLWIFGWDKLPKKIHLACIWMVSIGTILSAYFILAANSWMQHPVGYKIDKVKGRAELTDFWAVLTQNTALSQAFHTLSAAFLTGGAFMVGISAYHLARRKHIREMKTSLRLGLITVVIAGLLTAVSGDTLGKVMFKQQPMKMAAAEALWDGQKPAPFSIFAYGDVDKGHNTVAIEIPGVLSFLANDDFTSYVPGINDVDKAEQQKFGPGDYRPNIPVAFWGFRWMIGFGMASFAIGLAGLWLTRRKFMLPQHLRVGDDEVPHLVLFKNKALSPKLTPWYWRIATWTLAFPLIANSWGWIFTEMGRQPWVVYGVLRTRDAVSPGVSQGEVLTSMTVFTALYAILAVVEVKLLAKYVKAGPPELTEADLNPPTKIGGDTSDADKPMAFSY; this is encoded by the coding sequence GTGGACCTGGCTTTGGCGCCGGAGACACTGGCGCGCTGGCAGTTCGGCATCACCACCGTCTACCACTTCTTGTTCGTTCCACTGACGATCTCCCTGGCCGCCCTCACGGCCGGGCTGCAGACGGCCTGGGTGCGCACGGAGAAGGAGAAGTACCTCAGGGCGACGAAGTTCTGGGGCAAGCTCTTCCTGATCAACATCGCGATGGGCGTGGTCACCGGCATCGTGCAGGAGTTCCAGTTCGGCATGAACTGGTCGGACTACTCGCGCTTCGTCGGTGACATCTTCGGTGCCCCGCTCGCGTTCGAGGCGTTGATCGCGTTCTTCTTCGAGTCCACCTTCATCGGTCTGTGGATCTTCGGCTGGGACAAGCTGCCCAAGAAGATCCACCTGGCCTGCATCTGGATGGTCTCGATCGGCACGATCCTGTCGGCGTACTTCATCCTCGCGGCCAACTCCTGGATGCAGCACCCGGTCGGCTACAAGATCGACAAGGTGAAGGGGCGGGCCGAGCTGACCGACTTCTGGGCCGTACTGACCCAGAACACCGCCCTCAGCCAGGCCTTCCACACCCTCTCCGCGGCCTTCCTGACCGGTGGCGCCTTCATGGTGGGCATCTCCGCCTACCACCTGGCCCGCAGGAAGCACATACGCGAGATGAAGACCTCGCTGCGGCTCGGCCTGATCACCGTGGTCATCGCCGGTCTGCTCACCGCGGTCAGCGGCGACACCCTCGGCAAGGTGATGTTCAAGCAGCAGCCGATGAAGATGGCCGCCGCCGAGGCGCTGTGGGACGGCCAGAAGCCGGCGCCGTTCTCGATCTTCGCCTACGGCGATGTGGACAAGGGCCACAACACCGTGGCCATCGAGATCCCGGGCGTACTGTCCTTCCTCGCCAACGACGACTTCACCTCGTACGTGCCCGGCATCAACGACGTCGACAAGGCCGAGCAGCAGAAGTTCGGGCCCGGCGACTACCGGCCCAACATCCCGGTCGCCTTCTGGGGCTTCCGCTGGATGATCGGCTTCGGCATGGCCTCCTTCGCCATCGGCCTGGCCGGGCTCTGGCTGACCCGCAGGAAGTTCATGCTGCCGCAGCACCTGCGGGTCGGTGACGACGAGGTGCCACACCTGGTGCTGTTCAAGAACAAGGCGCTCAGCCCGAAGCTCACCCCCTGGTACTGGCGCATCGCGACGTGGACCCTGGCCTTCCCGCTGATCGCCAACTCCTGGGGCTGGATCTTCACCGAGATGGGCCGGCAGCCGTGGGTCGTCTACGGCGTCCTGCGGACCCGGGACGCGGTCTCCCCCGGTGTCTCCCAGGGCGAGGTCCTCACCTCGATGACCGTGTTCACCGCGCTGTACGCGATCCTCGCCGTGGTCGAGGTCAAGCTGCTCGCGAAGTACGTCAAGGCCGGCCCG
- a CDS encoding cyclophilin-like fold protein — protein sequence MQIRISWPAGHLTATLDADTPTTQALARALPLAATARTWGEEVYFDTGVSVSRETDARQVVEPGTVAFWTDGDALALPYGPTPISQGVECRLASPCNILGSVDGDAGLLSTVRDGDPVRVELIEE from the coding sequence ATGCAGATACGCATCTCCTGGCCCGCGGGGCACCTCACCGCGACCCTCGACGCAGACACCCCGACCACCCAGGCCCTCGCCAGGGCACTGCCCCTCGCTGCGACCGCGCGCACCTGGGGGGAGGAGGTGTATTTCGACACAGGCGTCTCTGTTTCACGTGAAACGGACGCCCGGCAGGTCGTGGAACCAGGCACGGTGGCCTTCTGGACGGACGGCGACGCACTCGCCCTCCCCTACGGCCCCACGCCGATCTCGCAAGGCGTGGAGTGCCGCCTCGCGAGCCCGTGCAACATCCTCGGCAGCGTGGACGGGGACGCCGGCCTCCTGTCGACCGTACGGGACGGCGACCCCGTCCGAGTGGAGCTGATCGAGGAGTAG
- the hisC gene encoding histidinol-phosphate transaminase, translating into MSETSPKLRAELEGIPTYKPGKPAATGGPVAYKLSSNENPYPPLPGVLESVTAAACDFNRYPDMACTGLMNELSDRFGVPLSHLATGTGSVGVAQQLIQATSGPGDEVIYAWRSFEAYPIITQISGARSVQVPLTPGDVHDLDAMADAITDRTRLIFVCNPNNPTGTVVRRAELERFLDRVPGDVLVVLDEAYREFIRDPEVPDGVELYRQRPNVCVLRTFSKAYGLAGLRVGFAIAHEPVAAALRKTAVPFGVSQLAQEAAIASLRAEDALLGRVGSLVCERTRVVDALRAQGWTVPETQANFVWLRLGERTVPFVQACEEHGVVIRPFPGEGVRVTVGEAEANDIFLKVAEGFRKEI; encoded by the coding sequence GTGAGCGAGACGAGCCCCAAGCTGCGCGCCGAGCTGGAGGGTATCCCCACCTACAAGCCGGGCAAGCCGGCCGCGACCGGCGGCCCGGTCGCCTACAAGCTGTCCTCCAACGAGAACCCGTACCCGCCGCTGCCCGGTGTGCTGGAGAGCGTGACCGCGGCGGCCTGCGACTTCAACCGCTACCCGGACATGGCCTGCACCGGGCTGATGAACGAGCTGTCCGACCGCTTCGGTGTGCCGCTCTCCCACCTGGCGACCGGCACCGGTTCGGTGGGTGTCGCCCAGCAGCTCATCCAGGCCACCAGCGGTCCCGGCGACGAGGTGATCTACGCCTGGCGGTCGTTCGAGGCGTACCCGATCATCACGCAGATCAGCGGCGCCCGCTCGGTGCAGGTGCCGCTGACGCCGGGTGACGTGCACGATCTGGACGCGATGGCGGACGCGATCACCGACCGGACGCGGCTGATCTTCGTCTGCAACCCCAACAACCCGACCGGCACGGTGGTGCGGCGGGCCGAGCTGGAGCGGTTCCTCGACCGGGTGCCCGGTGATGTGCTGGTGGTGCTGGACGAGGCCTACCGGGAGTTCATCCGCGACCCCGAGGTGCCCGACGGTGTCGAGCTGTACCGTCAGCGCCCCAACGTCTGCGTCCTGCGGACCTTCTCCAAGGCGTACGGGCTGGCCGGGCTGCGCGTCGGTTTCGCGATCGCGCACGAGCCGGTGGCGGCGGCGTTGCGCAAGACGGCGGTGCCGTTCGGGGTGAGCCAGCTGGCGCAGGAGGCGGCGATCGCCTCTCTGCGGGCCGAGGACGCGTTGCTGGGCCGGGTCGGCTCGCTGGTGTGCGAGCGCACGCGCGTGGTCGACGCGCTGCGGGCCCAGGGCTGGACGGTGCCGGAGACGCAGGCCAACTTCGTGTGGCTGCGGCTGGGGGAGCGTACGGTCCCGTTCGTACAGGCCTGTGAGGAGCACGGTGTGGTGATCCGGCCGTTCCCGGGGGAGGGTGTGCGGGTCACGGTCGGCGAGGCCGAGGCGAACGACATCTTCCTGAAGGTGGCCGAGGGATTCCGCAAGGAGATCTAG
- a CDS encoding LacI family DNA-binding transcriptional regulator, protein MTAAGKHQVSRAETSRRGSRPGRAGIRDVAAAGVSITTVSDALNGKGRLPDATRRHVREVADRLGYRPSAAARTLRTGKSGLIGLTVTTYGDEPFTFTEFAYFAEMARAATSAALARGYALVILPATSRHDVWSNVALDGTVVIDPSDQDPVVSELVRQGLPVVSDGRPAGSLPVTAWVDNDHEAAVLGILDHLADAGARRIGLLTGTTTDTYTHLSTTAYLRWCERVGQDPVYEAYPAHDPCAGAVAADRLLARPDRPDAVYGLFDPNGTDLLAAARRYGLRVPDDLLLVCCSESTVYASTEPPISTLSLKPRRIGTAVVQLLIDAIEGVESDHTVEQVIPTELIVRTSSQRRSPRTTVSPPRTPDDA, encoded by the coding sequence ATGACAGCAGCAGGGAAGCACCAGGTGAGCCGCGCGGAAACCTCACGTCGAGGCAGCCGGCCGGGCCGGGCGGGCATCAGAGACGTTGCCGCCGCCGGGGTCTCCATCACGACCGTGTCCGACGCCCTCAACGGCAAGGGCCGGCTCCCGGATGCCACCCGGCGCCATGTCCGCGAGGTCGCCGACCGACTGGGGTACCGGCCCTCGGCCGCCGCCCGCACCCTCCGTACCGGCAAGTCGGGACTGATCGGCCTGACCGTGACGACGTACGGGGATGAACCTTTCACCTTCACGGAGTTCGCGTACTTCGCCGAGATGGCCCGGGCCGCCACCTCGGCCGCGCTCGCCCGCGGCTACGCCCTCGTCATCCTGCCCGCGACCTCCCGCCATGACGTCTGGTCCAACGTCGCCCTGGACGGCACGGTCGTCATCGACCCCTCCGACCAGGACCCGGTGGTCAGCGAACTCGTCCGGCAGGGCCTGCCGGTCGTCTCCGACGGCCGCCCGGCCGGCTCCCTGCCCGTCACCGCCTGGGTCGACAACGACCACGAGGCCGCCGTCCTCGGCATCCTCGACCACCTCGCCGACGCCGGCGCCCGCCGCATCGGCCTGCTCACGGGCACCACGACGGACACCTACACCCACCTGTCGACCACCGCCTACCTGCGCTGGTGCGAACGCGTCGGGCAGGACCCGGTCTACGAGGCCTACCCGGCGCACGACCCGTGCGCCGGCGCCGTCGCCGCCGACCGGCTGCTCGCCCGCCCCGACCGGCCCGACGCGGTCTACGGCCTGTTCGACCCCAACGGCACCGACCTGCTCGCCGCAGCCCGCCGCTACGGCCTGCGCGTCCCCGACGACCTGCTGCTGGTCTGCTGCAGCGAGTCCACCGTGTACGCCAGCACCGAGCCGCCCATCAGCACGCTCTCCCTGAAGCCGCGCCGCATCGGCACCGCCGTCGTCCAGCTCCTCATCGACGCCATCGAGGGCGTCGAGTCCGACCACACGGTCGAGCAGGTGATACCGACGGAGCTGATCGTGCGCACCTCCTCCCAGCGGCGGTCTCCGCGCACGACGGTCAGCCCCCCGCGCACACCGGACGACGCCTAG
- a CDS encoding metallophosphoesterase has product MTQGAGQGPEAERTATLRDFRVPAYVHETGPYVRGIHPGDVVPPSDEAYPEGYTPTQRDLPVINRGDTLQVPVEPAPAAAPAPQPAPGPGPLYVVGDVHGYLDELVAALQEQGLIDASGQWCAGTARLWFLGDFTDRGPDGIGVIDLVMRLSAEAAAAGGYCKALMGNHELLLLGAKRFGDTPVNSGAGTATFQAAWLLNGGQKTDMDRLQDHHLQWMARLDAVEEVDGYLLLHSDTTAYLDYGDSIEAVNDTVRETLTRNDADEVWDLFRKFTKRFSFRDEGGADAVRSLLDTYGGTRVVHGHSPIPYLLGEVGSEDGEESTGPVVEGPHIYADGLAIAMDGGVTMAGKLLVQQLPLDI; this is encoded by the coding sequence ATGACTCAGGGGGCCGGTCAGGGACCCGAGGCGGAGCGGACGGCGACGCTGCGCGACTTCCGGGTGCCCGCGTACGTCCATGAGACCGGTCCGTACGTCCGCGGCATCCACCCCGGCGACGTCGTCCCGCCCTCCGACGAGGCGTACCCCGAGGGCTACACACCCACCCAGCGCGACCTGCCCGTCATCAACCGCGGCGACACCCTGCAGGTCCCCGTCGAGCCCGCCCCCGCCGCCGCCCCGGCGCCGCAGCCCGCGCCCGGACCCGGGCCCCTCTACGTCGTCGGTGACGTCCACGGCTACCTGGACGAGCTGGTGGCCGCCCTGCAGGAGCAGGGGCTGATCGACGCCTCGGGCCAGTGGTGCGCCGGCACCGCCCGGCTGTGGTTCCTCGGCGACTTCACCGACCGCGGCCCGGACGGCATCGGCGTCATCGACCTGGTCATGCGGCTGTCCGCCGAGGCCGCGGCGGCCGGCGGCTACTGCAAGGCCCTGATGGGCAACCACGAGCTGCTGCTGCTCGGCGCCAAACGGTTCGGCGACACCCCCGTGAACTCCGGTGCGGGCACCGCCACCTTCCAGGCGGCCTGGCTGCTCAACGGCGGCCAGAAGACCGACATGGACCGCCTCCAGGACCACCACCTGCAGTGGATGGCCCGCCTCGACGCCGTGGAGGAGGTCGACGGCTATCTACTGCTCCACTCCGACACCACCGCCTACCTCGACTACGGCGACTCCATCGAGGCGGTCAACGACACCGTCCGCGAGACGCTGACCCGCAACGACGCCGACGAGGTCTGGGACCTGTTCCGCAAGTTCACCAAGCGCTTCTCCTTCCGGGACGAGGGCGGCGCCGATGCCGTGCGCTCCCTCCTCGATACGTACGGCGGCACCCGGGTCGTTCACGGGCACAGCCCCATTCCCTACCTCCTCGGCGAGGTCGGCTCCGAGGACGGCGAGGAGAGCACCGGCCCGGTCGTCGAGGGACCGCACATCTACGCCGACGGGCTGGCCATCGCCATGGACGGCGGCGTCACCATGGCCGGAAAGCTGCTGGTCCAGCAACTTCCCCTGGATATCTGA
- the thiC gene encoding phosphomethylpyrimidine synthase ThiC gives MTNKDARTPASVQSETSQEAGKSIGWHKAYVEGSRSDLRVPVRQVHLTNGQSVTLYDTSGPYTDPLVDTDVRRGLPPLRENWIIARGDTEEYAGRPVRPEDDGIKHTSPRGGLRNLDAVFPGRPRQPRRGRDGQAVTQLAYARRGEITPEMEYVAIRENVSPEVVREEIAAGRAVLPANVNHPEIEPMIIGKRFLVKVNANIGNSAVTSSIEEEVEKMTWATRWGADTVMDLSTGRNIHTTREWVLRNSPVPIGTVPLYQALEKVDGKAEELTWEIYKDTVIEQAEQGVDYMTVHAGVRLAYVPLTANRKTGIVSRGGSIMAAWCLAHHKESFLYENFEELCEILAAYDVTYSLGDGLRPGSIADANDEAQFAELRTLGELNRIAKRFNVQTMIEGPGHVPMHKIKENIDLQQEICDEAPFYTLGPLTTDVAPAYDHITSGIGAAMIAWWGTAMLCYVTPKEHLGLPNRDDVKTGVITYKIAAHAADLAKGHPGAQEWDDALSDARFEFRWEDQFNLALDPDTAREFHDETLPAEPAKTAHFCSMCGPKFCSMKISQDIRREHGGSRTEIEEGMAQKSKEFAEAGNRVYLPIAD, from the coding sequence ATGACCAACAAGGACGCACGCACGCCTGCCTCCGTTCAGAGCGAGACGTCGCAGGAGGCCGGGAAGTCCATCGGCTGGCACAAGGCGTATGTCGAGGGCTCGCGCTCCGACCTGCGCGTGCCGGTTCGTCAGGTGCACCTCACCAACGGGCAGTCGGTCACGTTGTACGACACATCAGGCCCGTACACCGATCCGCTCGTCGACACGGACGTCCGCCGGGGCCTGCCGCCGCTGCGGGAGAACTGGATCATCGCCCGCGGGGACACCGAGGAGTACGCGGGCCGTCCGGTCCGTCCCGAGGACGACGGGATCAAGCACACCTCGCCGCGTGGCGGGCTGCGCAACCTGGACGCGGTGTTCCCGGGACGCCCGCGCCAGCCGCGCCGCGGTCGCGACGGCCAGGCGGTGACGCAGCTCGCGTACGCGCGCCGCGGCGAGATCACGCCCGAGATGGAGTACGTGGCCATCCGGGAGAACGTCTCCCCCGAGGTGGTCCGCGAGGAGATCGCGGCGGGCCGGGCCGTGCTGCCGGCCAACGTCAACCACCCGGAGATCGAGCCGATGATCATCGGCAAGCGGTTCCTGGTGAAGGTGAACGCCAACATCGGCAACTCCGCGGTGACGTCCTCCATCGAGGAGGAGGTCGAGAAGATGACCTGGGCGACCCGCTGGGGCGCCGACACGGTCATGGACCTGTCCACCGGCCGCAACATCCACACCACCCGCGAGTGGGTCCTGCGCAACTCCCCCGTCCCCATCGGCACGGTGCCGCTCTACCAGGCCCTGGAGAAGGTCGACGGCAAGGCCGAGGAACTGACCTGGGAGATCTACAAGGACACCGTCATCGAGCAGGCCGAGCAGGGCGTGGACTACATGACCGTCCACGCGGGCGTCCGGCTGGCGTACGTCCCGCTCACCGCCAACCGCAAGACCGGCATCGTCTCCCGCGGCGGCTCGATCATGGCCGCGTGGTGCCTGGCGCACCACAAGGAATCGTTCCTGTACGAGAACTTCGAGGAGCTGTGCGAGATCCTCGCCGCCTACGACGTCACGTACTCGCTGGGCGACGGCCTGCGGCCGGGGTCGATCGCGGACGCCAACGACGAGGCACAGTTCGCGGAGTTGCGGACGCTCGGGGAACTCAACCGGATCGCCAAGCGTTTCAACGTACAGACCATGATCGAGGGCCCGGGACACGTCCCGATGCACAAGATCAAGGAGAACATCGACCTTCAGCAGGAGATCTGTGATGAAGCTCCGTTCTATACGCTCGGCCCGCTGACCACGGACGTCGCGCCGGCGTACGACCACATCACCTCCGGCATCGGTGCCGCGATGATCGCCTGGTGGGGCACGGCGATGCTCTGCTACGTCACGCCCAAGGAGCACCTGGGCCTGCCCAACCGGGACGACGTCAAGACCGGCGTCATCACCTACAAGATCGCCGCACACGCGGCGGACCTCGCCAAGGGCCACCCCGGTGCGCAGGAGTGGGACGACGCACTGTCCGACGCCCGCTTCGAGTTCCGGTGGGAGGACCAGTTCAACCTCGCCCTGGACCCTGACACGGCACGGGAGTTCCACGACGAGACGCTGCCGGCCGAGCCCGCCAAGACGGCTCACTTCTGCTCCATGTGCGGCCCGAAGTTCTGCAGCATGAAGATCTCGCAGGACATCCGGCGTGAGCACGGTGGCAGTCGTACCGAGATCGAGGAGGGCATGGCCCAGAAGTCGAAGGAGTTCGCCGAGGCGGGGAACCGGGTGTACCTGCCGATCGCGGACTGA